The Lottiidibacillus patelloidae genome contains the following window.
TTAGAACTTTACCGGTTCTAAGTCTTTTTTTCATAGTAAGAAGGACTTCTGACGTCGGTTATGGAAGTGGGTTAAGGCAAGAAATTTTCAAACGAAAAGAACTTTATAAAAGTCATAATAAAGAAAAAAGCCTGTCATATACTATATCTAATGTCTTTATATTAATGAGGTGATGAAATGAGTCAAGCAACTAAGCCGGTCTCGCTAAGCCGCTTTTTGAAAATAGTCTTCAAACGGTTTATAGATGATGATGTAATTGGGCTTTCCGCACAGCTTGCTTTTTTCTTTTTGTTATCATTATTTCCTTTCTTATTATTTACAATGACCTTACTAAGTTATTTGCCAATTTCGGTAGATGACGTTTTAAATATCATTAATAAATATGCGCCAGGGGAAGCAATGAAAGTAATTGAAACAAATTTAAGTTCCATCTTAAACGTTCATAGAGGTGGACTATTATCAGTCGGAATTATCGTAACCATTTGGTCGGCTTCAAATGGTATTAATGCTGTCATACGCGCACTTAACCGTGCTTATGATGTTCAAGAAAGCAGGCCATTTCTGTTAGCAAGATTAATGGCAATTTTACTCACAATTGCAATGATTGTTGTTATTATTATCGCATTATTATTACCAGTGTTTGGAGAGCAAATTGGTATTTTTGTTTTCTCTCACTTTGGCTTATCTAATACATTTTTAACGGTTTGGAATACAATTCGTTGGTTATTGAGCTTCGTCGTAATTATCACTGTGTTTGGCTGTCTATATTTCTTTGCACCAAATAGACGCTTACCATTTAAAGAGGTGTTAGTTGGAGCTTTTTTTGCCACGCTAGGGTGGCAAGTTGTATCATTAGCATTTTCCTACTATGTAACGAACTTCGGTAACTTTACTGCAATGTATGGTAGTATCGGAGGTATTATTATTTTGATGTTTTGGTTTTATTTATCGGCAATGATCCTCATATTAGGTGGGATAATTAACGCAACTATCTTTAAGTTGAAGCATAACGTATGATTTTTCTTATCGAGGTTATTCTAACAGTGTATCTTGGATTTCTAGGATGAGAAAGGTGGGCAACGATGAGCGACAATAAGGAAAATAACAATGTGAAAAACAATAAAAAGCAAAAAAGTGGTGGAAAGCATAAAACAAGTAGTAGTGCTAATAAGAAAAATAACTTCCATTAAAAAGAAGAAACCGCTACCTATAGGTTAGCGGTTTTCTTCTGCGCTCTGTTCCTTTTTATCTTCTGGTAATGGATCTATTTTACTAGCTTCTGGGAGAACTTCATAAGCTTTATTCGTAACTGCAATCGTCAAACCGACAACAATAGCTATAATAACGAATGATACAATCATAATCCACATCATTGTAGTCATGCTTGTGTTCCTCCTAACGTAACAGACGTAAGCTGTTTAGAATAACTAAAATGGTACTGCCTTCATGTCCTATAACAGCAAAAGGTAAATCAAGGAATTGTAAAAAGTTCGATATAATAAGCATAACAATAACTGTTATTGAAAAGAAGATATTTTGTTTAATAATGCGATTCATTTTTTTCGATAATTTAATTGCATCAGCAATTCGTGACAGGTCATTTTTCATTAAAACGACATCTGATGTTTCAAGTGCTACATCAGTTCCTTCCCCCATGGCAATTCCGACATTAGCTGTCGCAAGAGCAGGGGCGTCATTAATGCCATCACCGACCATCGCCACATGGCGATATTGTTTATTTAATGTTTTAATGTGATTAACTTTTTCTTCTGGTAAACATTCAGCAATAAAGTTTTTTACCCCTGCTTCGCTAGAGATTGCTTCTGCAGTTTTTTGACTGTCTCCAGTAATCATCATTGTATATAGTCCTGCATCATTTAACTGTTTTACCGCAGCATTACAGTTCTGTCTTATTGTATCTTTTAAGGCGAAAATCCCTGCTATTCCGTTTTCATCACTAACGTAAACGATTGTTTTTCCTTCTTCTTCAAGTTCCTTGCTAATCCCATTTGCAAAGGAGTTTGCTTCCTCCTCGCCTACGAACCCTTTTTTTCCAATCGTCCACTCTTTTCCGTTAAGAATCGCTTTAACTCCCCATCCTGACACATCTTTCATTTCATCAACAGACATAAAAGTCGTAATATCTCTGCTTTTTGCATAAGTAACGATTGCTTGTGCAAGAGGATGGTTAGAGTGATTTTCGATGGATGCAGTAATAGTAATTAATTCATTTTCATCCATACCTATTCTTTGCTTCATATCTGTTACTACAGGTTTACCATTCGTCAATGTTCCTGTTTTATCAAATGCGATTGCTTCAAGTAGTCCTAATTGTTCGATGTGGCTTCCGCCTTTAAACAAAATTCCTTTTCTTGCGCCATTTGAAATGGCTGACAATGTTGCTGGCATTATCGATGCTACTAGTGCACATGGCGATGCGACAACGAGTAACACCATTGCTCGATAGATGGTTTCTTCCCAGCCCCATCCAAGCGCATAATGGGGTAAAAATAACATAAGTCCAACGAATGCTAAGACAGCTTTTACATAATAGCCTTCAAACTTTTCAATAAATTGCTGTGAAGGGGATTTTTCATTTTGTGCTTCTTGTACTAAATGAACGATCTTCTGGAATAGTGTTTCATCACTTCTTTTCGTAACTTCAGCAGTAATCGAACCTGTTAAGTTAACCGTACCTGTATAAATAACACCGTCGTTTTCTTTACTAACAGGAATAGATTCTCCCGTAATTGCCGATTCGTCAATTGTAGTTTTTCCAGTAAGAATTTTACCATCGGTAGGAATGCGTTCCCCTGGTTTAATTTTAACGATATCACCAAGGTTTAATTGAGAAACAGGAACGACAATCTCATGATTCCCATCAATAACTAAAGCTTCATTTGGTTGGAGATCCATTAGTGATTCGATTTCTTTATGACTTTTGTTTAATGTATATGTTTCCAATGCACCGCTAAGTGCGAAAATAAAAATTAGGATTGCACCCTCAGCCCAATAGCCAATAATTGCAGAACCTATTGCAGCTAGTATCATAAGTATTTCCACGTTTAATTCTTTATTTGCAA
Protein-coding sequences here:
- a CDS encoding YihY/virulence factor BrkB family protein — encoded protein: MSQATKPVSLSRFLKIVFKRFIDDDVIGLSAQLAFFFLLSLFPFLLFTMTLLSYLPISVDDVLNIINKYAPGEAMKVIETNLSSILNVHRGGLLSVGIIVTIWSASNGINAVIRALNRAYDVQESRPFLLARLMAILLTIAMIVVIIIALLLPVFGEQIGIFVFSHFGLSNTFLTVWNTIRWLLSFVVIITVFGCLYFFAPNRRLPFKEVLVGAFFATLGWQVVSLAFSYYVTNFGNFTAMYGSIGGIIILMFWFYLSAMILILGGIINATIFKLKHNV
- the ytzI gene encoding YtzI protein, which translates into the protein MTTMMWIMIVSFVIIAIVVGLTIAVTNKAYEVLPEASKIDPLPEDKKEQSAEENR
- a CDS encoding heavy metal translocating P-type ATPase; protein product: MELGKVNVETPKHHNNQAQPIKKLIPLIMKHSELIAALFSGLLILIGWLLFENYQSTSVILYLSAFAIGGFAKAKEGIEDTIANKELNVEILMILAAIGSAIIGYWAEGAILIFIFALSGALETYTLNKSHKEIESLMDLQPNEALVIDGNHEIVVPVSQLNLGDIVKIKPGERIPTDGKILTGKTTIDESAITGESIPVSKENDGVIYTGTVNLTGSITAEVTKRSDETLFQKIVHLVQEAQNEKSPSQQFIEKFEGYYVKAVLAFVGLMLFLPHYALGWGWEETIYRAMVLLVVASPCALVASIMPATLSAISNGARKGILFKGGSHIEQLGLLEAIAFDKTGTLTNGKPVVTDMKQRIGMDENELITITASIENHSNHPLAQAIVTYAKSRDITTFMSVDEMKDVSGWGVKAILNGKEWTIGKKGFVGEEEANSFANGISKELEEEGKTIVYVSDENGIAGIFALKDTIRQNCNAAVKQLNDAGLYTMMITGDSQKTAEAISSEAGVKNFIAECLPEEKVNHIKTLNKQYRHVAMVGDGINDAPALATANVGIAMGEGTDVALETSDVVLMKNDLSRIADAIKLSKKMNRIIKQNIFFSITVIVMLIISNFLQFLDLPFAVIGHEGSTILVILNSLRLLR